DNA from Triticum aestivum cultivar Chinese Spring chromosome 7D, IWGSC CS RefSeq v2.1, whole genome shotgun sequence:
AGCACAATCCGTTCCTCAAGGTCCACATCTGCTCCCTGCACCACGCTTCCCTCTCCTGTTGCCTTCGCTGTCGGTTCCTTTAGGCAACGTTCTCCAACTTGTACAACGGAGCAAGGACGGGAGACCCACGGACGATGCCGACACACCCTGTGTGGCGGCGGTGGCGACAGACGGGCTGCATGACACCTAGGGCGTCGGatgggggccggcggcggcgatggggagcAAGGGTGCCCGACGGCAAGGGCTTGGACGCGGGAATTGGTGGAGGAAGGCGGGAGGAGGGCGGTGAGTTTGGTGGATTCAGTGCAGTGGGGTCGGACTGTCTGATCCGACGTGGCGGACGCGCGCTCGGGCCTCCCGCTCcagatttgggctggatatggggggtgccggtcagcccgtgCGTTTAGGGCCGGTATGATCGAGGAGCCCATCTGGGTCGTCTTTCTTACCTGTCGGTGACCATGGTCTTCCACCCGGACGTTTGAGGGCGGTTTGAGACACCCGACCTTAGATGCTCTAAGGTTTGTTTATTTTTTAGTTGAAGGATACCCGTTTTTATACTTTTAAAGGAGTCAAGGCAAGGAAAATATACTTTTCCAAAGAACTAACAAAGTGGCctgctcgatgcgcgggctagaactTTAGACAATTTAGTAATGACATCGTATTATTCAATTTTGTGTAAATAATTGCAGCATCTTTAAAGGGTAGATGGCATAATACACTTTTGCATTATTTTTTATTGTATATTTTGATTCCAACAAAGCAATAGAATAAGGTCTGTAAGTCCCATAGATGAAAAATATAAACTTGAAATAAATATGCAATTTGGTGGCTGGTCGCaagagaattttttttattttcccatGTTTGTATGAAATTTAATAATACATATGCGTAGTAAGTTGAGTAACAACACATATGTCAATTTGTAATTCTGCGTGTCATGGGAAAGTGGATGGTCCCCATGTACTATTACTATCTACCTCTCCATTAGCACACCCTATCATTTATTTAACATTTCCACTGTCTGTCGTTCGAAGTATCCTGTTGTGCATGGCCGCATCTTTGATTTATCTGGCAATGTAGCTGTACACATGCATAATCAGTGCATAATTCACCACGAACTTCTTTTTAGTCACTTGCACAATGTCACAACCCATCTAGAAATCGCCTGAAGGATGGAACCCGTAATTGGAAGCAAATGTCGAATTGTATACCAATGTTTGGGAGAGAAAAATAAACCAATTTTGTCTACGAAGGCATCCCTCTGTGTGATCATCGAGTAAATAAATTGGTCGTCTAAACATATATACCATTTGGATCTTGTGAATTTCACTGTGCCGATTGTTTCCTCCTTATGCTAACATCATATCCTGTAATAATGAAGCACCGTAGCGTTCTTACTTATCATTTAGATAGTTATATGAATATGTGAGACAAATACATTTATAAGATAGCATGTAGTTCTACATGTACGTTTGGCTTAGAATGCTATGATTTGATTTATCTTGAGAATTATATATAACGTATATGTGCCATAGAGTGGGTTCCACTATTTATTAGCAGTAATGAAGGAACACATTTTTTTATTCGTGTCAAACTATTTTCATTCTTGTACTACATCACAAACTCATATACATACTTGAATGGTCTTAAGTTATCAGTGAAGAGAAGAAATATGATCAGAACCTTAACTTAAGTCATGCCACATTTGGTCTTCCAAGCATACATAAATGGAAATTTTAGTCTGAAATTTTAATCTATTATTGGCCTATCATATTTATGACACAAATAGATCATAGAACACATTTTTTCTCTAAATATCTAATGCAGGATTCAAATTTTCTATTCAACCAAAATGTCATATTTGTTTCTCCATACACTAACTGGTAATTAAGCGGCAAAAACAGAAAAACCTGAATCATCTTAGTGATAATATCACTTTGTAGAAAGCATATAGTGTGCATTTTCTAGATCAACACTAAGCCTCAATTTGGAAAATCAGGTTAATACTATTTTTCCAGTGGAAATATATTATTAAGGTACTTTTTCAAACAAATGCAAACATAGTTTCCATGTGATGCACAGGACTGAAAATCTGTTAGTTCTATGAGATTTTTACTTCACAGATGTTAATAAGGGCCACCTCATGGAGGAGGCGTGACTATAGTGATTATATAGACGGTGATGCTAATTACAAAAGGAGATATATGTTGTACACAGATATAACCCACAGGCAGAACGTTATAAAAACTTACATGCGGTAAACTAACATTGTCGTTCATCTTATGTTGCTTGTCTAGTCTCATGTGTGCAGTACCTGAAAAAAGAAGAGCTTCAATCCAGCGTGAACGTTGGCAGTCTGGACACACGACACATCATGTGACATCTCTTATCAACTGTACGGCTCGTCGAGACTTCATATAGCTCACTGTCCGATCAACCTCAAGCCCCCATATCGTCCAGCAAGATCCTCATCCACTGTACATGCTGCAGATTTTACAAAGAAGGAAAAGATTAATCATACAAGAAAATCTAGATATATGTTGTTATGTACAAAAGTAGATGATGCAGCCAGCCCTCTATCCAATGCGTTGTCCTACCAAACGGCTGGTGACATGATTCGCGGGAAGGTCTTCATCCACCGTAAGACTATAGATTTTCCTAAGAAGGATTAATTGAAAGACCTACATATCTTGATATTATATGGAAAAATAGATGGTGCAGCCAAAATCAGATATGTGTTAGTTGTAATATGTATGTATGGATGCTTAGGTCGATCAGCTGGGATGTATACATGTACCTCGGCATGAGGCAAGTTGTCTTGCCTGATATTGTGGTGGATGTGCATGGATGAATAACAGGTATGATGCGTACATCTGTTTACACACCGATCAGCATCAGCCAATCTACACATATTAAGTTAATATGCGTGATGTAGCTAGTTACATCCATGCTCTCATTCATCCAGCTGAGTATAAAAGGAAGTTAAGGAtgtgtgggtgggtggaatcacGGGAACCTTTGCCCTGACGCCGGCAAACCATACTTTTTGTATACACAGTCAATCTCACGTGGTGCCATGGGTCTTCACATCCTCTATGACGCTACATGCAGAACATCATGTAACCTGTTAATGTGGAGACATACGTCAGAGAATTGCCAGCGGGTTGTACATGTACAGGCAGAGTTGAGGTCGGAGCCCCTGATCCTCACCTAGACAACGTCAACATCATGGAATTTCTAGGGAATTCATTCAGCAAAGCACTTCTGATCGATCTCCTATTGGATGGAAGGAAAGGAGAAGTCGAGACGTACGGGCAGAGCTTTCCATCTATTTCCTTTGCTGGATGCATACCTTCGGTCTAGATAGGTAGCTGCATGAGGTCAATTGCTTGGGAACTTATCCAACAAAGCACCTCAGATCGATCTTTCCTGGCAAGATGGGAGGAAAAGAGAAGGCGAGAAGAGGAGAGCTTTCGATCTATGTTCTTCCCTGGATGCATACGTTAGGTCAAGAAAGGTACCGGCGTGAGGGGGattggttttttttttttttgcgtggaGGGGATTCTGTTATTTTCTATTTCCTTGATTCCTCGATGGATGTCAGGCCTATGTATTTCTTCCCTGGGTGGATACGTGAGGGGTCCAGCAGATTATGAAGATCTAACGGCCATGATTTGTTAACTAAAGCATGTCTTTTAAATTAATGGGTAGATGTTTCTACTTATTGTGATATTTTGATACGTGAAGGGTCCATCAGGTTACGAAGATCTAACGGGCATGATTTGTTAACTAAAGCTGGTCCATCAAATTAATGGTTAGATGTATTTCTAATTAGTGTGGGATTTTTTAGACAAATTTCTTTTTTCTGGTTAGCCCGTAAAGCACTTTTTATATAAAATAGATTTATCCACTTTTGAAAACTACTTTCTGAGAAGTCCATATGTCTAATAATGAATTTAGCCGTGATAGCATAGTTTTAAAAACGGAGCAACAAGGCAGTCTGGACAAAAAACCGGGAACCAACGTCCTCCTTGGTTTTTGATGGTGTATTCGTCTTTTttgtaaaaaaaactgaaatattcAAAAAAATGGTGCGTAAAGTAGGGATTGAACACCTAAGTTGAGGGAAAGACCCATGCTAGAGGCTCAATAACCAATTGTGCTAACAGCAATTTGTAATTTATTAATGGTTTACATCAAATATTATGAGTATTCATTTGATGTGAGGTCAGGTTTTAAAAAATTACATTAAATATTCCGGTTTTTTGTCACAATTGAACCGGCTCCTGACCACTAAATCaagagtcactagtagaaaacagggcattggttcggccctcgtaataccattaatcccggttcgctcacgAACCAGGATCAAAGGAGGCaactgtcccggttcgtgagcccagggggccggccgggccatgtaggccattggtcccggttcgtctggaccttttggtcccggttccacgcacgaaccgagaccaatgcgcctcgcctctggcccatgaccattagtcccggtttgtgccacataccgggactaaagggttggtcctcgttgcggtcagagtttagtcccacctcgccaaccgaagggcgcttacaccggtttataagcccgtccctctctgccttgttgagctcctctcaaagtgaaaatagatgcccttatacagggaatttgacctaaattcaaagtaaatttctttgaaattcatagaaatttattatgaatttaggttgaattttctctataggcgcatctatgctcatttttttatgttggggttggcgatctttacagactttttgtgtgttgaatatgcaccattcaaaatcaagacaagaaaatgaaatccctttgtaacacatgagttttcgtccgaaaccctgatacttcgaaagagattgtccattttgttcacgaagtgcatccagcttttgccgggaccctctcaactttttagcacatgctatgtggatgaaatgatgataccatgccaactttcaaccttttcagagttcatttgtagggtttttcaatttcaggttcatttgaaatgcttttcaattttagggtcttatagctcaaaataattagtatgcatgaaaaataacaaatgaagtcagagaggattgaaaaatgatgatgtggctttgaatggtgcattttgaacacacaaaaagtcaggagttcaaataagttttaaaaaatgaaatccctttgtaacagacgagtttccgtatgaaatcctgatactttgaaagagattgtccgttttgtacacgaagtgcatccagtttttgccgtaaccctctcaactttcttgcacatgctatgtggatgaaatgatgataccatgccaactttcagccttttcagagttcatttaaaatgcttttcaattttagggtcttatagctcaaaataatcagtaaatgcatgaaaaatggtgcatgaataataccaaataaaataaatacgtaattagaaacaaaataatataaactttattaaaatatataagtagaaacaaaataaaataaactttaataaaatttatgaaactaaaattaacaaagtattttctgttcaaaacattataagaaacctcttgtattattgaaactaaaattatataaaattgatgcaactaaaattatcgaagtattttctgttcaaaattattaaaagcaaaaagaattttcataaaaatctttttttgttagaaactttaatagcaaaaagaattatcataaagtaaaataaataagtaattagaaacaaaataaaataaaataaataagttttttattgtaagtagaaacaaagcaaaataaataaagcaaaaaataaaataaaaaaggcaaaaaataaaaaatatgccacctactgggccaccacggcctgaatacgactagaaacccatggatgggccaggattcaggcccgcagaaggcccagtaagcccatcaggcatagcagtgacaattacgcccgtaagcctgcaatggagaggagctcgagaggggtgcggcagtggggcttataaaccactgcgcgcccctctcaactagcgaggtgggactaaactttcgatgcgggcacagcagcacaaggcctttggtcccggttggtggcaccaaccgagactaaaggtgtgcattggtaccggttcgtggcactaaccggtaccaatgcctcccctttagtcccggttggtgccaccaaccgggaccaaaggcctcttttcagcagaccaaaggcgggaagcggcggcctttggtcccggttggtggcaccaaccgggactaaaggtcgcattcgtcccggttgctgtcacgaaccgggaccaatgcttcgtctatataactagcacttgtgaaatttttcattcagttcgtgttccccgccccgacgacgccgccaggctgcccctctgcgcctcgccgtcgccgtcgtgaccctgcctccgacgccgtcccgcgccgcccagacaccgtcgccgccccgcgcccctgcctcctcgtcgcccgtcgccgcgcccctcacctccgccccctgcctcctcgtcgcccgtcgccgtgcccctcaccgtcgtcgtcgccgccccctgcctcctcgtcgcccgtggccgcgcccctcaccgtcgcccccgttccctgcctcctcgtcgatcgccgcccccttagtgagctcatatgaatttttctaatttagatgtgtagttaatttagatgtgtagtttagatgtgtagttaattgagttgttgtaatttgttcataaatgaatatgcaaaagttagaatttttttctgttcatagatttttttgtgatattattgttgaatatgcaaatgtttgtgtgttcatatatatgcaaagaatatgtcaattttttcatagaatttttataatttttttctgttgtaattttgttcatagaattttgatcttgttcatagaatttttatgatttttttctgttgtaattttgttcatagaataagaagagaaagtgtttaatagaattagttagaaaaataatagaactagttaaactagtttatttttagtaagtactactttattctatttatagtaagtgcttagtagttgaactagttgatttaataaaactagtttattttactatagaagtagtttatttttagcaagaaaattaatagaactagtttatttttttagttaaagcaattattcccgcatcgacgttgatgatgccaatcccgcatcctcgtcgtcgactcggcggaggaggtcggcttgatcagaggggccatgtccgggactgggctccgccgggctggttttgggaggtgctaccttccggggggcgtaggttggtgaggagccagcccgtcattgacccgatccttgtttggtggcgatcgcgtgggccagtgatggtgccgaggcttccggacaccgcggaggtggtacatcaccgtgtcagcgaggaggacgagcacgtccgtcgctacatggttgcgttggaatgcaggttcgacaatacctggcaggttcttcagggatctcactggagctatgatcctgtgatggttccttctctttgggtgtccaccacccgtgccgatacccgtcgtgcgctacggttctagctgtactagcgatgctatatgtatgatagtattcgaggtgtattagtgataatattcgacgatgtacggacgcatggagatgatgtagttttgcttataattgaatgcatcctaatttaaatactactttattttgtgatttgattttgcttattgaatgctcaaattgaaaactactcctactttgaatgctaaaattggagagcactatgcaaggcgtatgcatatgattagttgatagcttatagggtttttgttttcgcagaaatctaggggccccctccatcatccccgccgtcgtccccgtcaccgaccccctccggccttgaggtgagaccagccacgaaccggttttagaaagataattaaatgatatttcgggttgactttaagtttattgagtctccaccatatatgagaggacgaagaatcccgactgttgtcgtgggggtagcttctccttcgttccagTGTGCTAgccaatttggtgtaatgcactcgggaacgaaagaaaggagctaccatcaccgacggtcgcaaatgtctgagaggaatcagtgagggagagttccaccatatatatatgagaggacgaagaatcccgactgttgtcatgagggtcgcttctccttcattcccgtgtgctagacattttggtgtaatgcactcggggatgaaaggaggagcgaccatcaccaacggtcgaatgtatacaccacgtgagctgagagttttcaagaaaagactcgacaaaccgatagtcaacccgtgatgaataataatgatctaacttaggttttttagtacatatatttaattatagacgtttaatatttgaattatgaacataggaaatgtcgtactcggacgacgaaagtctcccgtgggagtgcgactggtgccacgacgaccgaggtctgcgcgacaggcctcacctggacgaagatcggcgcttcagtattaagctggaggagaccttcgatgttgaaacggtactcaacgacgacaagtgttattttttcgtagttaagcacgacttcaactatttcaacgtgtacttttcatcttttacaattcgactagcttatcccatgccatgcaagacgctacgtcttggagaggatgggttttgaagaccatgaaagtatggaaacaaagaaaattcacctaaggacccatcatgatatagattttgaagtaaatctgtataattctgagagcgtaacccatttttgttgcaaaaattgggaagcattttgcaagatgtatggttttgatgagggtatgcttgtcaccatggatcttggtgatcctgacatcgagcaagacaatatggacatttgggtccttgttgatacgcctccaattctaccgctatgtgagtttctcaaacatagttattagctaatttatattgttcatttcaaaatagttgacagcttattttgcttattttgattgttcaaacaatgtgcggaacatggtagacagaacctactacaccgatggctctgagttaacttataaggggAAAACTCATCTGgttggattttgtactgatcttaagaattacaatatctattgtaaaattcctccacattatggtcaatacgtgccactagtgcacgtgttgaactacggtaactactatggagataccctggtaagatttcttactattacgacatccgtgcatcttttgcatacttctaaaactagtacatcattgctaactatgaagttattactatgtttttcaacagataatcccagaggattgtgtgccttatttgatgtatcagaatggtagccttgatgttttgaacatgcaaccatgtcatcctacgaatctcaactgtccataccggatttctaaaagaagtggagacatgaaaatcaaagaatggaaaaaatgtatggacagtcgcaaggaggttcttggaagcacaaggaagcgaagcgcaaaaattggagacaggatgatctccattctccataatggagagtcggggtctatattgttttatgctattttaccttaaagagggtatttaggtcctacctaatactgatgatcatgtgctaagaacaattaagtagggttggttcgatgactatgaggatgatgatcgtatgacttgttattaataacgagtagaagttgtatgatgatgattagtaggacttgttattatgatgatgcatgatgcgggcatgaagagttattatatatcagttattatatatctctgttagctagcttacacaccctaaattaccccctaaaccctcccctttttttaaaaaaaaaaaccccagccactgaaatgctgacgcgtggatgccttttggtcccggttggtgtcaccaaccgtgaccaaaggccctcctgcctgggctggccgcagcggccacgtggaggcccatctgtcccggttcgtgtaagaaccgggactgaagggctagggcattagtaacgaccctttagtcccggttcaacaaccggaacaaaaggcccttaccaaccgggacagatgaacCTTTTTTTACTAGTAAGTATCTATCACCCACAAAATTATGTGTGATAGTCTTTCCCTACAAAAATGACTGAGACTGaattgtagcccaagtcaagactatctatcacccgcaaaaaaaaaagactaTGTATATTCGGCCTGTGCATGTATCATGAAAGCTGAGATATTAGAACCTGAAGATCTGGTGCGTATCAATCAATTCCCAATTCAACACAATCCGTGTCTCTGCAAATACGAGCATCATCGTTGACACAGCTATATTCGTGGACGCGGATTTTTAGAGCTCAGGTTTCTGGACATCCATTATCCTTACCCTCCAACATTGCTTAGAGATCCGTGCTAGACAACTAACTTTGTACATcagattttctcttttttgttttttaaaataaaacaacatatgaacttcaaactttgcaagaCACCAAAACCTTCTAACTAGAATGTGaggaaaaactttcagatttttttgtcaaacataaatatacGAAATTAGATTCTGAAAGTTTTTAGTATTTATATTGCACGAAAAATtctgaaagttttttcccacaTTCTAGTAAGAATGCTTTGTTGAGCCGCTAAGTTTGAAGTTCGTATGTTTTTCTATATGGGAGAAAAAAAGACAAATATACTCGCACGAATCGCGATGCAAAAATGAGTGGCTAGATAAGGGGGTGTCCCGAAGCCTATGCTCTACAGAATATTTTCCCTATATTCGTATACCAGCTGCATTTTGCAAGACTGCTAGCCGCTGCCATCTTCTTCCCCAAGCCGCGCCGATCACGTCATGTCAATGTCGGCGCTCGTGTCCACACTGCGCGGCCCCGGTAGGCAGCAGCTCTTCTTTTCAACCACCGCCACGACCGTGAGGCAGGCGACGGGCTCCCACCTTCTCCGTATCCCTGAGTTCACGAAAGTCCGGAACATGGTGGCCATGGGGATGAAGATGAGATCAAGCAGGTTCGCCGTCTGCGGCCACAACTGGCGTATCAAGTGCTTTCCAAACGGCTTCACAGAGGAGCACGAGGCCTCCCACATCTCCCTGTCCATCGACAGTGCCAGCAGCAGCTCATGGACCAGCAGTCTATGGGCAAAGGCCCAGGTGAGTGTACTTGACCACGCCGGAACGCCATGCTACACTCAAAGCTCGCAGCGTGACTTCTCCTTCACTTGGAGCTTGCTAGAGTTTGTCCGCCACGAGGATCTCGACAAGGAGAAGCATCTCAAAGACGACTGCCTGACCATCCTGTGCGACCTCACCGTCACCGTCAAGGTTGCGCCGATGCCGCCGTTCGCCTTGCGCGGTCAGCTCGCCGAAGCCATCTGGAGCAAGGAAAGACCGAACGTGAAGATCGAGGTCGGCCATCAGACCTTCGCCGCGCACCGGTGGATACTGGAGGCCCGATCCCCCGTCTTCAAGGCGGATCTCTCGATCGCCTCGAGAATCAACGACCACGAGGACACCGACCGAGTACTACGCGTGGACGACATGGACCCGCAGGTGTTCAAGGCTCTGCTCCAGTTCGTCTACACCGACTCGCCCCCGGAGACGAGCCTGCTCGAGGAGGCGTCGACGGCGGAGGGGCTGCTCGTCGCGGCGGACAGGTATGAGCTGGAGAAGCTGAA
Protein-coding regions in this window:
- the LOC123171320 gene encoding BTB/POZ and MATH domain-containing protein 3-like — protein: MSMSALVSTLRGPGRQQLFFSTTATTVRQATGSHLLRIPEFTKVRNMVAMGMKMRSSRFAVCGHNWRIKCFPNGFTEEHEASHISLSIDSASSSSWTSSLWAKAQVSVLDHAGTPCYTQSSQRDFSFTWSLLEFVRHEDLDKEKHLKDDCLTILCDLTVTVKVAPMPPFALRGQLAEAIWSKERPNVKIEVGHQTFAAHRWILEARSPVFKADLSIASRINDHEDTDRVLRVDDMDPQVFKALLQFVYTDSPPETSLLEEASTAEGLLVAADRYELEKLKRICEEALCRRISMGSVADTLELADRHRCPVLWEACMQLLSSPGNLEAFMATDGFRQLTTYCPSALLDLVIKKMACQERRITPACIAS